The following DNA comes from Marinomonas maritima.
AGCCCCCGTTGACACAATGTACTCATGAAACGCTTTAAACAACGGCTGAAAGTCTAACTTATCGTCTAGGTTCGCCGAGTATTCAATAATAAAATGTGGCATTCACGTCCCCAAAAATAGCATTTCTCAAAAAAGAGAAAATCCGTTTCCTCCTTCACTAACGTAACACCTTGAATTAAACACCCCACTTAGGAATATGATGACTTCCCATGCTGATGCAAACGTTCTTCGGCTCACAGAAAATTTCGTAGCTGTAGGTTCCACCTTCACGACCGGTACCAGAGGCTTTCATGCCACCAAATGGCGTACGCAAGTCTCGAACGTTTTGACTGTTAACAAATATCATACCGGCTTCAATACGGCGAGCGATGCGATGCACCTTACCGTTATCTTGAGTCCATAGATAAGACGCCAAGCCATAATCGTTGTCATTGGCCATGCGGATGACATCTTCCTCATCTTTAAATGGGATCAATACCGCCACAGGACCAAATATTTCTTCACGGGCAATGCGCATGTCGTTGGTCACATCACGGAATGCCGTTGGACGAATAAAGTGCCCTCCTTTAAGGTGATCTGGCAAGGCTGCCGTTGGCTTCTCTGGACCACCCGCAATCAGCGTTGCGCCTTCTGCAATGCCTGTTTTGATATAACCTGTGACTTTGTCCCAATGCTGTTGGCTAATCAACGCACCAACTTTAGTGTTCATGTCTGTTGGATCACCAACTTCAATTTTGTCGGCTCGAGCGGCAAAATCTGCGCAGAATTTATCGTAAATGGTTTCTTGTACAAAGATTCGAGACCCAGCGGTACAGCGCTCTCCATTGATAGAGAAAATACCAAATACGGCCGCATCAAGTGCGCGCTCATAATCACAATCATCAAAAATCATCACGGGGGATTTGCCGCCCAATTCCATAGAAAACTTCTTCAACCCTGCCGTCGAAATAATGTGTTTGCCAGTAGAAGTACCACCGGTGAACGAAATTGCCGCCACATCAGGATTAGTAATCAAGGCATTGCCTGTGGTGGCACCAAAACCATGAACGATATTAAATACCCCCGCTGGAATACCTGCTTCCATGGCTAACTTACCAAGAAAATCGGTCGTCAAAGGGGAAAGTTCAGACTGCTTCATCACCGCCGTATTACCCAATGCCAAGCAAGGCGCTGTCTTCCAAGTTCCCGTCATAAACGGCACGTTCCACGGTGAAATAAGCGCACAAACACCGGTAGGTTGATACAAGGAGTAATTCAACATTTGATCGTCCATAGGGTAAGTATGGCCGTTCATTTGCTTCGCCATTTCAGCAAAGAAATAAAAATTATTTGCTGCTCTAGGCACCAGTGCATTTTGCGTTTGATACAAAGGCAAACCCGTATCAGCGGTTTCCATTTGCGCCAGCGCTTCCACATTATCGGCGATTAAATCACCCAATTTGGTGATGATTTTCGAACGCTTCGCCACCGGCATGTTTGCCCAAGCAGGAAACGCGGCTTTCGCTGCCGCAACCGCTTCAGCCACTTGAGCATCCGACGCGTGCGCTACTTCCGCCAACATCTCACCCGTGGCTGGATTAAACGTTTGGAAGGTCTCTTTGCTTTCAACCCATTTGCCATTGATTAAA
Coding sequences within:
- the hpaE gene encoding 5-carboxymethyl-2-hydroxymuconate semialdehyde dehydrogenase, with product MIKNLINGKWVESKETFQTFNPATGEMLAEVAHASDAQVAEAVAAAKAAFPAWANMPVAKRSKIITKLGDLIADNVEALAQMETADTGLPLYQTQNALVPRAANNFYFFAEMAKQMNGHTYPMDDQMLNYSLYQPTGVCALISPWNVPFMTGTWKTAPCLALGNTAVMKQSELSPLTTDFLGKLAMEAGIPAGVFNIVHGFGATTGNALITNPDVAAISFTGGTSTGKHIISTAGLKKFSMELGGKSPVMIFDDCDYERALDAAVFGIFSINGERCTAGSRIFVQETIYDKFCADFAARADKIEVGDPTDMNTKVGALISQQHWDKVTGYIKTGIAEGATLIAGGPEKPTAALPDHLKGGHFIRPTAFRDVTNDMRIAREEIFGPVAVLIPFKDEEDVIRMANDNDYGLASYLWTQDNGKVHRIARRIEAGMIFVNSQNVRDLRTPFGGMKASGTGREGGTYSYEIFCEPKNVCISMGSHHIPKWGV